A single window of Dendropsophus ebraccatus isolate aDenEbr1 chromosome 5, aDenEbr1.pat, whole genome shotgun sequence DNA harbors:
- the SKA2 gene encoding spindle and kinetochore-associated protein 2, translating to METAVNKLEALFQKAESDLDYIEQKLEFEIRKSLPEESSQENPTILLEQLASVKSRFKGLSSQLDKIAADQQKSVESIQTTIANTLKMVQHLQQQTDFQVPPFSEEELRALQQFETLASKGMNLK from the exons ATGGAGACAGCAGTCAATAAGCTGGAGGCTCTG TTTCAAAAAGCTGAGTCTGACTTGGATTACATAGAACAAAAGTTGGAGTTTGAAATACGGAAGAGCCTCCCGGAAGAGTCTTCCCAG GAAAATCCTACCATATTGCTGGAGCAGTTGGCCAGCGTAAAGTCACGCTTTAAGGGTCTGTCTTCCCAGCTGGATAAGATTGCTGCCGACCAGCAGAAATCAGTGGAAAGTATTCAGACAACAATAGCAAACACACTGAAGATGGTGCAGCATTTACAACAGCAAACCGATTTTCAG GTACCCCCTTTTTCAGAGGAAGAACTTCGTGCTCTCCAACAGTTTGAGACTCTAGCATCGAAAGGCATGAACCTAAAATGA